One segment of Canis aureus isolate CA01 chromosome 27, VMU_Caureus_v.1.0, whole genome shotgun sequence DNA contains the following:
- the LOC144299193 gene encoding RIMS-binding protein 3A-like has translation MTKDSPSPSGGGRATPKKPSSPGPSAAVLEEQRRELEKLRAELEAERARGRAERQRFASQARQLREAAERERQQLVDHLRSKWEAQRGRELRQLQEDVLREREAEIRQLLRWKEAEMRQLRQLLHRERDGVLRQARELQRQLAEELVNRGYCGRAGAPEVAAAQCSCRLQEVLAQLRWDTDGEQASRIRHLQAALDVERQLFLKYILEHFRWHPALPGSHDPQASHASEESPPHTAGDAHGPPKSVCGLESLDADSLSSGVRVRSRSLDVVPAGCSTSPDGLLHARAGSLDSLAPARSRSLDSTLSCPKESEEQASSPGASIVGSPSPPPPPPPPPPPSEHRRPSDPPGEDSGSQPCEAGTPSPPGLDYQELLKQNSELSEALQVLARRCSSLREENTQLRRAGFQDKSDKVKRLKVKHAELTGLARRLEDRARKLQETNLRAVSAPVPGESLAGLELCQAFSRQRARDLSEQASALLAKDKEIEELRQECHLLQASVASGFGSGLRPGGGAAQAQAQWLNISELDRLQRESQREVLRLQRQLTRQQATSSARAEADGQGAPCEEARRQVQALELELGARRRDCEELGAQAAAARRRSEEAETQLQAALREGARLAQENARLQAQADWTRKVAAENNDVRGQLGRACQERDAAGMLAEQLLQQAARGQDRQQQLQHDLQKALHDLQAAREEMLALHGQPGRPLQEAPEAPQAPEAQVRESGRTELQPGPEDQASSQRSRDKRESREASPLESPVAVGEPGSDPQGPDKVPANRPLDSRSQAKKASSQSNSSSEVESVWATVPSCPTLDMDTASEVEDLEPDSVSSTLERGDPEAPLAPKLKIFLARYSYNPFKGPNEHPESELPLTAGDYVYIFGDMDEDGFYEGELEDGQRGLVPSNLVEQIPDSDILGCLHSKSSDFGPTRLPPGQGTRLKEDTGHSLLPWKAQEATDKGPCQMVRAGSQAEVATEISDAMIEDSWLGLLRCVEEKGFSRPLLGPRGVLCMAPTQLHLQSVAATSAKITWVHSSSSYIHMVYLNDQEHALTPAGVSCYTFHSLRPGEWYEARVEVQLPWDLLQVHWETMSSTITFNTPLAGPPDPPLDVLVERHASPGLLVVSWLPVTIDSAGSSNGVQVTGYSVYADGLKVAEVADATAGSILLELSQVQLPMMSQNVSVRTMSLWGESLDSVPAQIPQDCFTCHQLPETSSFNYTCGDPSICRVTVPVCSQRLALAPVNAKTSSHTPGSCGEPQAKFLEAFTEEPPKRQSPGPSLSPERECASAGSASKAQGLTEAQEVCRKDLLFQQSSPNHRPPLPSGQSREEEDHCWHTGTRQSPASGVIHLFPECRLKKELYPEKPALEKILRQKQDPQVFIPPQLDTSQPYVSDFHDILQKEEEAAVCFSLWGTERREQRKEFKTQNGRGQALGGKRECQLPKSSPALCPAPSSKVIKISRGAPSPLGTGVDTLVRVFVALFDYDPLVMSANPEVAEEELAFQKGQLLRVWGSQDPCGFYHGECNGQVGNIPGHLVAEVKVGTEQTDGRWHLPVQEYLPPVAHLDDFGELTSPQGSFPIPQGNPRMSPLWTPTTMMAALDYDPKDGCAGGRVKGKLSLRAGDVVTVYGPVDEKGFYYGESGGHRGLVPAHLLDHLSFHGE, from the coding sequence ATGACCAAAGACTCGCCCAGCCCTTCGGGCGGCGGCCGCGCGACACCCAAGAAGCCGAGTAGTCCGGGTCCGTCGGCGGCGGTGCTGGAGGAGCAAAGGCGGGAGCTGGAGAAGCTGCGGGCGGAGCTGGAGGCCGAgcgggcgcgcgggcgggcggaGAGGCAGCGCTTCGCGTCCCAGGCGCGCCAGCTGCGGGAGGCGGCCGAGCGGGAGCGGCAGCAGCTGGTCGACCATCTGCGCTCCAAGTGGGAGGCTCAGCGCGGCCGGGAGCTGCGGCAGCTGCAGGAGGACGTGCTGCGGGAGCGCGAGGCCGAGATCCGGCAGCTGCTGCGCTGGAAAGAGGCCGAGATGCGGCAGCTGCGGCAGCTGCTGCACCGCGAGCGCGACGGCGTCCTGCGCCAGGCCCGGGAGCTGCAGCGCCAGCTGGCCGAGGAGTTGGTGAACCGTGGCTACTGTGGCCGCGCGGGGGCGCCCGAGGTCGCTGCTGCTCAGTGCAGCTGTCGCCTTCAGGAAGTGCTGGCACAGCTCCGCTGGGACACCGACGGCGAGCAGGCTTCACGTATCCGACACCTGCAGGCGGCGCTGGACGTGGAGCGCCAGCTCTTCCTCAAGTACATCCTAGAGCACTTCCGCTGGCATCCCGCTTTGCCCGGCTCCCACGATCCGCAAGCCTCGCACGCTTCGGAAGAGTCGCCCCCCCATACCGCCGGCGACGCCCACGGGCCCCCAAAGTCCGTCTGTGGACTCGAATCCCTGGATGCTGACAGCCTGAGCTCTGGCGTCCGCGTGCGCTCCCGCTCCCTAGACGTGGTGCCCGCCGGGTGCTCCACCTCCCCAGACGGCCTGCTCCACGCGCGCGCCGGCTCTCTGGATTCCTTGGCACCAGCGCGTTCCCGCTCTCTCGACAGCACCCTCAGTTGCCCCAAGGAATCCGAGGAGCAGGCCTCCTCGCCAGGCGCCTCCATCGTAGGCTCCCCGagtccgccgccgccgccgccgccgccgccgccgccatccgAGCACAGGAGACCTAGCGATCCGCCGGGAGAAGATTCCGGGAGCCAGCCCTGCGAAGCCGGGACCCCCTCGCCGCCGGGCCTGGACTACCAGGAGCTGCTGAAGCAGAACTCGGAGCTGTCCGAGGCGTTGCAGGTGCTGGCACGCCGCTGCTCCAGCCTGCGGGAGGAGAACACGCAGCTGCGGCGCGCAGGCTTCCAGGACAAGTCGGACAAGGTGAAGCGGCTCAAGGTGAAGCACGCGGAGCTTACAGGCCTCGCGCGGCGCCTGGAGGACCGAGCCCGAAAGCTGCAAGAAACCAACCTGCGGGCTGTGAGCGCGCCGGTGCCGGGCGAGAGCCTCGCTGGCCTGGAGCTGTGCCAGGCCTTTTCCCGCCAGCGCGCCCGGGACTTGTCGGAGCAGGCGAGCGCGCTGCTGGCCAAGGACAAGGAGATCGAAGAGCTGCGACAGGAGTGCCACTTGCTGCAGGCAAGCGTCGCCTCGGGCTTCGGCAGTGGCCTGCGCCCTGGCGGGGGTGCCGCCCAAGCCCAAGCCCAGTGGCTCAACATCAGCGAGTTGGACCGGCTGCAGCGCGAGTCCCAGCGGGAGGTGCTGCGCCTGCAGAGACAGTTGACGCGGCAGCAGGCCACCAGCAGCGCCCGAGCCGAGGCGGACGGCCAGGGCGCACCGTGCGAGGAGGCGCGGCGCCAGGTGCAGgcgctggagctggagctgggcgCGCGGCGGCGCGACTGTGAGGAGCTGGGCGCCCAGGCGGCAGCGGCGCGGCGGCGCAGCGAGGAGGCCGAGACGCAGCTGCAGGCGGCGCTCCGCGAGGGGGCCCGGCTGGCCCAGGAGAACGCGCGGTTGCAGGCCCAGGCCGACTGGACGCGGAAGGTGGCGGCCGAGAACAACGACGTGCGCGGGCAGCTGGGCCGCGCGTGCCAGGAGCGCGACGCCGCCGGCATGCTGGCGGAGCAGCTGCTGCAGCAGGCGGCGCGCGGGCAGGACAGGCAGCAACAGCTGCAGCACGACCTGCAGAAGGCCCTGCACGATCTCCAGGCTGCTCGCGAGGAGATGCTAGCGCTTCACGGTCAGCCTGGGCGCCCTCTCCAGGAAGCCCCAGAGGCCCCCCAAGCCCCCGAGGCTCAAGTTAGAGAGAGCGGAAGGACCGAGCTCCAGCCGGGGCCTGAAGACCAAGCATCCTCACAGCGCAGCAGAGACAAGCGGGAGAGTCGGGAAGCTTCTCCGCTGGAAAGCCCAGTTGCCGTCGGGGAGCCAGGCAGTGACCCTCAAGGGCCAGACAAAGTCCCAGCCAATCGACCTCTGGACTCCAGGTCCCAGGCTAAGAAAGCTAGCTCCCAGTCGAACTCTTCCTCTGAGGTGGAGTCCGTGTGGGCCACAGTGCCATCTTGTCCTACTCTGGATATGGACACAGCCAGCGAGGTGGAGGATCTCGAGCCTGACAGTGTGTCCTCCACCTTGGAAAGGGGGGACCCAGAGGCCCCCCTGGCTCCCAAGCTCAAGATCTTCCTGGCTCGGTATAGCTACAATCCTTTTAAGGGCCCTAATGAGCATCCAGAGAGTGAGCTGCCCCTGACAGCTGGGGACTATGTATATATCTTTGGGGACATGGATGAAGACGGTTTTTATGAAGGGGAGCTTGAGGATGGCCAACGGGGGCTGGTGCCCTCCAACCTGGTGGAGCAGATTCCAGACAGTGACATCCTGGGCTGCCTGCACTCCAAATCCTCTGACTTTGGCCCCACTCGACTCCCACCTGGACAGGGCACGCGTTTGAAGGAGGACACTGGTCACAGCTTATTGCCTTGGAAAGCCCAGGAGGCTACGGACAAGGGGCCATGCCAGATGGTGAGGGCAGGCTCCCAGGCAGAAGTGGCAACAGAGATCTCAGATGCCATGATAGAAGACAGCTGGCTGGGCTTGCTGCGGTGTGTGGAGGAGAAGGGCTTCTCCAGACCCCTCCTGGGACCCCGAGGGGTTCTTTGCATGGCCCCCACGCAACTACACCTGCAAAGTGTTGCAGCCACATCGGCCAAGATTACCTGGGtgcacagcagcagcagctacaTCCACATGGTGTATCTCAATGACCAGGAGCATGCCCTGACCCCAGCAGGTGTGAGCTGCTACACCTTCCACAGCCTGCGTCCTGGTGAGTGGTACGAGGCACGGGTGGAGGTGCAGCTGCCTTGGGACTTGCTGCAGGTGCACTGGGAAACAATGTCCTCTACCATCACCTTCAACACGCCCCTGGCAGGACCCCCTGACCCTCCCCTGGATGTGCTGGTGGAGCGCCATGCCTCACCAGGCCTCCTGGTGGTCAGCTGGCTCCCCGTAACCATCGACTCTGCTGGGTCATCCAATGGCGTCCAGGTCACTGGCTACTCTGTGTATGCTGACGGGCTCAAGGTTGCGGAGGTTGCTGATGCCACTGCCGGGAGCATCCTGCTGGAACTTTCCCAGGTCCAGCTGCCCATGATGTCCCAGAATGTCTCTGTGAGAACCATGTCACTTTGGGGAGAGTCCCTGGATTCAGTGCCGGCCCAGATCCCTCAGGACTGCTTCACTTGTCACCAGCTGCCAGAGACTTCTTCCTTTAACTACACCTGTGGTGACCCATCTATCTGCAGAGTCACTGTCCCCGTCTGTTCTCAGAGGCTGGCGCTGGCTCCTGTGAATGCCAAAACCAGCTCCCATACTCCTGGAAGCTGCGGGGAGCCCCAGGCCAAGTTTCTAGAAGCTTTCACTGAAGAGCCCCCAAAGAGGcagtccccagggcccagcctgaGTCCAGAAAGAGAATGTGCAAGTGCAGGGTCTGCCAGCAAAGCCCAGGGGCTTACAGAGGCCCAGGAGGTCTGCAGAAAGGACCTGCTCTTCCAGCAGAGTTCCCCAAACCACAGACCACCTCTGCCCAGTGGCCAGTCTAGGGAAGAAGAAGACCACTGCTGGCACACGGGCACCAGACAAAGCCCTGCTTCTGGAGTCATTCATCTGTTTCCAGAGTGTAGGCTCAAAAAAGAACTGTATCCGGAAAAGCCTGCCCTTGAGAAGATCCTTAGGCAAAAGCAAGATCCCCAAGTGTTCATCCCTCCCCAACTGGACACCAGCCAACCATATGTGTCAGATTTCCATGACATTttgcagaaggaggaggaggcggcggtgTGCTTCAGTCTATGGGGCACAGAGAGGCGAGAGCAGAGAAAGGAGTTTAAGACTCAGAATGGGAGAGGTCAGGCTCTGGGGGGCAAGAGAGAGTGCCAGCTCCCAAAGTCCAGCCCAGCCCTTTGTCCAGCTCCGTCCAGCAAAGTCATTAAGATTTCCAGGGGTGCCCCCTCACCACTGGGGACAGGGGTGGACACTCTGGTCAGGGTCTTTGTGGCCCTCTTTGATTATGACCCTCTGGTGATGTCTGCCAACCCCGAGGTTGCAGAGGAGGAGCTGGCCTTCCAGAAAGGGCAGTTGCTGAGAGTGTGGGGCTCTCAGGACCCTTGTGGCTTCTACCACGGTGAATGCAATGGGCAAGTGGGCAACATACCTGGCCACCTGGTGGCCGAGGTGAAGGTGGGCACAGAGCAGACTGATGGGAGATGGCATTTGCCAGTGCAAGAGTACCTGCCACCTGTGGCCCACCTCGACGACTTTGGGGAGCTCACCAGCCCCCAGGGCTCCTTTCCTATACCCCAAGGGAACCCGAGGATGTCACCACTGTGGACTCCAACAACTATGATGGCGGCTTTGGACTATGACCCCAAGGATGGGTGTGCAGGGGGCAGGGTGAAGGGCAAGCTGTCACTGAGGGCAGGGGATGTGGTCACGGTCTACGGGCCTGTGGATGAAAAGGGATTCTATTATGGGGAGTCAGGTGGTCACAGGGGCCTGGTCCCAGCCCACCTCCTGGATCACCTTTCCTTCCATGGAGAGTGA